In the Hordeum vulgare subsp. vulgare chromosome 7H, MorexV3_pseudomolecules_assembly, whole genome shotgun sequence genome, one interval contains:
- the LOC123408877 gene encoding uncharacterized protein LOC123408877 isoform X2, producing MSLPLFPSPFRHNRGTVHSQLRPYPGKSLPYRPSLAPPPPPTFVGTPSFPYLRPVPDMPVDSPTSPQIPATVKRGEKAEKKFNCSVDGLRARQRVAAMHEDCVPKCPSSMLRPSRTPVSRPQVHGCRTHEYILDLVGPSASVSRTAASTPPAPKADLELQDLQPSMELRSHSSPTSLHGQRQVYQRWGRSSSWLHMWKR from the exons ATGTCGCTTCCCCTTTTCCCTTCCCCCTTCCGCCACAACCGTGGCACCGTCCATAGCCAACTCCGGCCATATCCCGGCAAGTCTCTGCCCTACCGACCTTCGTtagcaccccctcctccccctacctTTGTCGGCACCCCCTCCTTCCCCTACCTTCGCCCAGTCCCTGACATGCCGGTCGATTCGCCGACCTCACCACAAATCCCGGCCACCGTCAAAAGGGGAGAGAAAGCGGAGAAAAAATTCAATTGTTCTGTGGATGGCTTACGGGCGAGGCAGCGGGTGGCGGCGATGCACGAAGATTGTGTGCCAAAGTGTCCATCCAGCATGCTGCGTCCCTCACGGACGCCTGTCAGTAGGCCACAGGTGCATGGATGCCGGACGCACGAGTACATCCTCGATCTTGTAGGACCATCGGCGAGCGTGTCTAGGACTGCTGCTTCCACTCCACCGGCGCCTAAGGCTGACTTGGAGCTTCAAGACCTCCAACCCTCCATGGAACTCCGATCCCACAGCAGTCCCACCTCACTCCATGGTCAG CGGCAAGTCTACCAGCGGTGGGGAAGGAGCAGCTCCTGGTTGCACATGTGGAAAAGGTAG
- the LOC123408877 gene encoding uncharacterized protein LOC123408877 isoform X1: MSLPLFPSPFRHNRGTVHSQLRPYPGKSLPYRPSLAPPPPPTFVGTPSFPYLRPVPDMPVDSPTSPQIPATVKRGEKAEKKFNCSVDGLRARQRVAAMHEDCVPKCPSSMLRPSRTPVSRPQVHGCRTHEYILDLVGPSASVSRTAASTPPAPKADLELQDLQPSMELRSHSSPTSLHAASLPAVGKEQLLVAHVEKVAAAATALN; encoded by the exons ATGTCGCTTCCCCTTTTCCCTTCCCCCTTCCGCCACAACCGTGGCACCGTCCATAGCCAACTCCGGCCATATCCCGGCAAGTCTCTGCCCTACCGACCTTCGTtagcaccccctcctccccctacctTTGTCGGCACCCCCTCCTTCCCCTACCTTCGCCCAGTCCCTGACATGCCGGTCGATTCGCCGACCTCACCACAAATCCCGGCCACCGTCAAAAGGGGAGAGAAAGCGGAGAAAAAATTCAATTGTTCTGTGGATGGCTTACGGGCGAGGCAGCGGGTGGCGGCGATGCACGAAGATTGTGTGCCAAAGTGTCCATCCAGCATGCTGCGTCCCTCACGGACGCCTGTCAGTAGGCCACAGGTGCATGGATGCCGGACGCACGAGTACATCCTCGATCTTGTAGGACCATCGGCGAGCGTGTCTAGGACTGCTGCTTCCACTCCACCGGCGCCTAAGGCTGACTTGGAGCTTCAAGACCTCCAACCCTCCATGGAACTCCGATCCCACAGCAGTCCCACCTCACTCCATG CGGCAAGTCTACCAGCGGTGGGGAAGGAGCAGCTCCTGGTTGCACATGTGGAAAAGGTAGCAGCAGCGGCGACGGCCCTCAATTGA